One genomic region from Sinorhizobium numidicum encodes:
- a CDS encoding aspartate aminotransferase family protein has translation MITHAKGIFFWDTEGKRYLDGSSGAVAANIGHGNERVRDAMLEQASRFSYVVRTAFTSESTEKLCKMIADLAGPGFDQTFLVSGGSEAIEATLKLARQYAVVSGQPKRSKILARMPGYHGSTMGAAAVTGDPDRDEMFGPIMRIMPKVPAPLSYRLPEGFDVDSYADYCANELERLILAEGEDTVLAFIMEPVGGVATGALVAPDHYYKKVREICNRYGVLLIFDEVMCGAGRTGTFLAAHHWPDALPDLVACAKGLSAGYTPLGAMIAPNWIVDKVVESGGFLHGHTYSGNPLSSAIGVAVLTELVNQDLMKNAERMGVLLRQRLNALKDRTETIGDVRGMGLLNAVEIVRDKASKEVFPASSQASYRVSAIARDLGLHIYGRRAAGGKFGEWFMAAPPLIITEQEIELFTDLLTETFRIFEGEIR, from the coding sequence ATGATTACCCACGCCAAAGGTATTTTCTTCTGGGATACGGAAGGCAAGCGCTATCTCGACGGTTCTTCGGGCGCGGTTGCCGCGAATATCGGCCACGGGAACGAGCGTGTGCGTGATGCAATGCTGGAGCAGGCCAGCCGCTTCAGCTATGTGGTCCGCACAGCTTTCACCAGCGAGTCGACCGAAAAGCTTTGCAAGATGATAGCGGATCTCGCGGGGCCAGGCTTCGATCAGACTTTTCTGGTTTCGGGCGGCTCCGAGGCCATCGAGGCTACTCTCAAGCTCGCGCGCCAATACGCGGTCGTTTCGGGCCAACCAAAGCGGTCGAAAATTCTTGCGCGAATGCCAGGCTATCATGGTTCCACGATGGGCGCGGCAGCGGTTACGGGGGATCCTGACCGCGACGAGATGTTTGGGCCGATAATGCGGATAATGCCAAAGGTCCCTGCGCCGTTGAGCTACCGCCTCCCTGAGGGTTTCGACGTCGACTCCTATGCTGACTACTGCGCCAACGAACTTGAGCGACTAATTCTTGCGGAAGGTGAGGACACTGTCTTGGCCTTCATCATGGAGCCGGTCGGTGGCGTCGCAACCGGTGCCCTGGTGGCTCCGGATCATTACTATAAAAAGGTCCGGGAGATCTGCAATCGCTACGGTGTTCTATTGATCTTCGATGAGGTGATGTGCGGCGCAGGCCGAACGGGCACCTTCTTGGCTGCCCATCACTGGCCCGATGCGCTTCCGGACCTCGTTGCCTGCGCCAAGGGACTGAGCGCAGGTTACACGCCACTTGGCGCGATGATCGCACCTAACTGGATCGTCGACAAGGTTGTTGAATCCGGCGGCTTCCTGCACGGACACACATACTCCGGCAATCCCCTTTCATCAGCGATTGGAGTCGCGGTCCTCACGGAGTTGGTGAATCAAGATTTGATGAAGAATGCGGAGCGGATGGGAGTCCTCCTACGGCAACGGCTAAACGCGCTGAAGGATCGCACCGAGACCATTGGAGACGTGCGGGGCATGGGATTGCTGAATGCGGTAGAGATTGTCAGGGACAAAGCCAGCAAGGAAGTCTTTCCTGCCTCTAGCCAAGCGTCCTATCGCGTTTCAGCGATCGCCCGCGATCTGGGCCTGCACATCTACGGGCGGCGCGCCGCGGGGGGGAAGTTCGGTGAATGGTTCATGGCAGCTCCTCCGCTCATCATCACCGAACAAGAAATTGAGCTGTTCACGGACCTGCTCACAGAGACATTCCGTATCTTTGAAGGTGAGATTCGATGA
- a CDS encoding non-ribosomal peptide synthetase/type I polyketide synthase, whose amino-acid sequence MEYVTRPLSHGQMGLWLDHQKRPAGSEYNLPVELRIKATFDLTALRRSLQLLIDRHGMLRTTFHQEDGRVVQRIHETATLNLQVVPLQSFNEAEFYQSIAAEARVPFDLEQGPVFRAHLFIRSATEEILLLNFHHVISDAYSIRTFLQEFGSLYQACCGKTEMPRLAAAASYEDFVAWQENHLVGDDGERMWAYWRGQFVDHEPDLALPTDRPRAALAAHTGSVFSKDLNMSLVARLEQLAHKEKVNLATVLLAAYYVLLHRYSDQDVITLYMPRLGRPTEDFFGTFGYFVAMGALRQDLSGNPIFTDHLRQVRHLTRCAHRHQHFPLPLLLERLKLPRVPGRDPLAQAVFNFTPEAISSLGFRRYDVDLSGLPAQIRFCETEIWIDLDFRILAGEESLRLDVVYNAELWDASTIEQLARHYCVLLEAIAHAPTRRIGDYRLLTPEEERKILKDWNETSEPFPSDTCLHNLIEAQAATYPDNIAVSCPSEALSYAALEQKANRIAHHLISKGVRPGHVVGVLVERSCDLIASFVGVLKAGAAYLPLDPRLPAQRLRFIVQDAGAAAVITKTELAEQAFGKDESCLNLEDVNRCALVLLDRDEREISLHDVTPPHCPAGPPDLAYVIYTSGSMGKPKGVMVEHRSACNMAEDLRRTYQLGPDSRVLQFASCGFDASVFDFMLALSSGGQLCLAPPAASLPGAELAEFMRRERITAAGLTPTAWASLPSADLPDLTTIKSGGEPLPSSLIERWGENRRIFNSYGPTETTVYCIRTEVKADGKKPPIGRPAINTKAYILDRYGAPVPIGAAGELYISGVGIARGYLNRDELTCELFRPNPFDDEPHSRLYRTGDQARYRSDGSIEFLGRKDEQVKIRGMRVELAEIEQCLMEHKNVKACCVTLKDYPNENRKLTAYVVGRGESPENADDLRAFLRGLLPSHMIPSQFVFLAQMPTNHSGKVDRRALPNPRGNSRPNAPVLPSIRLQKELADIWKDVLMLDSVGAEENFFEIGGDSLAIVQVQALIHARLGVNYKILDLFQHPTIRTLALHLANISAASHTAQDSKNPIALAANTNEPDHDRNAVAIIGMAGRFPGAEDVDQFWNNLVKGTESIKDLDEQTLRNAGVDPDTFNKQNYVRREGVISGVDLFDAAFFGISPKEAMWMDPQQRILLETAYQALDHAGYGSRDGDCRVGVFAGVGANHYMAGSEGGQNLLDSEKLQVHILNGRDFTATRIAYKLNLTGPCLSVQTACSTSLVAVHLACQSLRSNDCDMALAGGASISLPHGKGYLHQQGHILSPDGHCRAFDAKAQGTVRGSGAAVVVLKRMSDACKDGDYIWAVIKGTAVNNDGAAKVGFTAPSADGQAAAILAALDDADVSADTVSYVEAHGTGTYLGDPIEVSGLTKAFRSHTGRKQFCALGSVKPNIGHLDTAAGATGLIKVATMLDKGIIPPSLHFDEPNPNIDFQDSPVFVNRTCTAWHKGHAPRRGGVSSFGIGGTNAHVVLEEAPGRTGDEGDSKLHVFPVSAASRSALTEILRQLAAFMRRSDIQHKAANIAYTLQKGRAALRYRTSFVGSDLAQLAEQVDQASLHESASREVSTSEHPIVFMFSGQGGQQVGMGREIYEQEPVFRSAIDECATWIKEFAHIDFRSLLYGECKSDGELAPELETVIQTVVLATQYAMAKLFMSWGIFPAAVIGHSIGEYAAAHTAGIISLPDAIRLTLIRGRLSSRLPAGGIVAVGLSPEELQPHWNANLSLAAINGPRQCVVSGAAPEIAAFHARLAAKSITSKRIHASHAVHSALLDPILPEFRVHAKQFALHAPQIPFMSTVTGDWLEADAPPADYWVRNLRETVQFHLAFDRLVQSGHDLFIEMGPGAALTSHSRRLKSNGSPRSLVAFSALPGRDHGQGDHARLLQTLANLWTCGVCIDWSALHYHHPLQRMPLPPYPFDRKRYWLPTAAANKHKGKKKSNRSDTEDVAQAGAEEARSSIGGDISAEAALEHKIAAVYREILGSSEITPTDSFFDLGGDSLSALSVINCIEELTGEKVAVSLLLKHQTPRALAIALSTTDRSAAYSTLVPIQTGGLRPPLFCPHPFGGHVLHYTPLAKALGPEQPLYGLQARGLHGEASPHLSISEMAREYLHAIKSVQQRGPYQLVGHSMGGSIAWEMACQLRDAGEEIAILGLLDAKALHTQEERADRQALLGNVPIPDWLSERVVVLSMLFPALAKHWKKLKLIDRERQVAALLDFGTQAGNIKEMSETQLNYILTVAEANRIALHEYTPRPNDCRSVLFTAKKGLRISNNQHNGDLGWKQFARGRLEIQSVPGDHYTMVAPPNVSILATKLDKYLIPNN is encoded by the coding sequence ATGGAGTACGTTACCCGTCCGCTGTCGCACGGTCAGATGGGCCTTTGGCTGGATCATCAAAAAAGACCGGCCGGCAGCGAATACAACCTGCCGGTCGAGCTACGCATAAAGGCAACGTTCGACCTTACTGCTTTGCGCCGCTCGCTTCAACTTCTGATTGATCGCCACGGAATGCTGCGCACAACCTTTCACCAGGAAGACGGGCGCGTCGTTCAGCGCATCCACGAGACAGCCACCTTGAACTTGCAAGTCGTTCCGCTGCAGAGTTTCAACGAAGCCGAGTTCTATCAATCTATTGCTGCGGAAGCTCGCGTCCCTTTCGATCTCGAACAGGGACCGGTATTTCGCGCGCACTTGTTCATCCGCAGTGCCACGGAAGAGATCCTCCTCCTCAATTTCCATCACGTCATTTCCGACGCTTACAGTATCCGCACTTTTCTACAGGAATTCGGCAGTCTCTATCAGGCGTGCTGCGGCAAGACGGAGATGCCGAGGCTGGCTGCGGCGGCTTCCTACGAGGACTTTGTGGCTTGGCAGGAAAACCACCTTGTCGGCGACGACGGAGAACGAATGTGGGCCTACTGGCGCGGCCAGTTTGTCGATCACGAGCCCGACCTCGCCCTTCCCACCGACAGACCGCGAGCTGCGCTCGCGGCGCACACCGGATCAGTTTTCTCCAAGGATCTGAATATGTCCTTGGTCGCGCGATTGGAGCAACTCGCGCATAAAGAAAAAGTGAACCTCGCTACGGTCCTACTCGCTGCCTATTACGTCCTGCTGCATCGCTATAGTGACCAGGACGTCATCACTCTTTACATGCCACGCCTCGGTCGGCCGACAGAAGATTTTTTCGGGACTTTCGGCTACTTTGTTGCCATGGGCGCTTTACGGCAGGACCTTTCCGGAAATCCCATTTTTACCGATCATCTACGGCAGGTCCGTCACCTGACACGTTGCGCGCACAGGCACCAGCATTTTCCTCTTCCCCTGCTGTTAGAGAGACTTAAGCTACCCCGTGTACCTGGTCGGGATCCGCTCGCGCAGGCGGTTTTCAACTTCACACCGGAGGCGATAAGTTCTCTTGGCTTCAGGCGATACGACGTCGATCTTTCCGGCTTGCCTGCACAGATCCGATTTTGCGAGACCGAGATCTGGATCGATCTTGATTTCCGAATCCTAGCCGGAGAAGAAAGCCTCCGCCTTGATGTGGTGTACAATGCCGAGTTGTGGGATGCCAGTACCATCGAGCAGCTTGCGAGGCACTATTGTGTGCTGCTGGAGGCGATTGCACATGCACCAACGCGACGGATAGGCGATTATAGACTTCTGACCCCGGAGGAAGAGCGCAAGATTCTCAAGGATTGGAACGAGACGAGTGAACCTTTTCCGTCCGACACTTGCCTCCACAACCTGATCGAAGCGCAGGCCGCCACTTACCCAGACAACATCGCTGTGAGCTGCCCATCGGAGGCGCTCAGCTATGCCGCACTTGAGCAAAAGGCAAACAGGATTGCACATCATCTAATTTCAAAAGGTGTCCGCCCTGGACACGTGGTAGGCGTTCTCGTTGAGCGCTCGTGCGATCTCATTGCCAGCTTTGTAGGAGTTTTGAAAGCGGGGGCCGCCTATCTCCCTCTCGACCCGCGTCTGCCAGCCCAGCGCCTGCGCTTTATTGTGCAGGACGCTGGTGCCGCTGCGGTCATCACCAAGACCGAGCTTGCAGAACAAGCGTTTGGGAAAGACGAATCATGCCTGAATCTTGAAGATGTGAATAGATGCGCGTTGGTTCTCCTTGACAGGGATGAGCGCGAGATTTCTCTGCATGATGTAACGCCTCCGCACTGCCCCGCTGGCCCCCCTGATTTGGCTTATGTAATCTACACGTCAGGTTCCATGGGTAAGCCGAAAGGCGTGATGGTTGAACATCGCAGTGCCTGCAATATGGCGGAGGATCTAAGGCGGACCTATCAACTGGGGCCAGATAGCCGAGTATTGCAGTTCGCTTCGTGCGGATTTGATGCATCGGTCTTTGATTTTATGCTGGCCTTATCTTCTGGTGGCCAATTGTGTTTGGCGCCCCCAGCCGCGTCGCTGCCGGGGGCAGAACTTGCCGAGTTCATGCGTCGTGAGCGTATCACCGCTGCCGGCCTCACTCCGACAGCGTGGGCTAGCTTGCCGTCAGCTGATCTTCCTGACCTCACCACGATTAAGTCAGGTGGAGAGCCCTTACCGTCGAGCCTTATCGAGCGATGGGGTGAGAACCGCCGGATTTTCAATTCGTATGGACCCACAGAAACAACCGTTTATTGTATCAGGACAGAGGTGAAGGCTGATGGTAAGAAACCGCCAATCGGGCGGCCCGCGATCAACACCAAGGCTTACATTCTCGATCGGTATGGCGCACCGGTACCAATTGGTGCCGCCGGTGAACTTTACATCAGTGGGGTCGGCATTGCTCGTGGCTACCTCAACCGTGACGAACTCACATGCGAACTATTCCGACCAAACCCATTCGATGATGAACCTCACTCCAGGCTCTACAGAACAGGGGATCAGGCCCGGTATCGGTCCGACGGCTCGATTGAGTTCTTGGGCCGGAAGGACGAACAGGTCAAGATCCGCGGCATGCGGGTTGAACTTGCGGAAATTGAACAGTGTCTGATGGAGCACAAAAACGTCAAGGCCTGCTGTGTTACGCTGAAAGACTATCCCAATGAAAATAGAAAGCTTACAGCCTATGTGGTAGGCCGAGGCGAGAGTCCGGAAAATGCCGACGATCTTCGCGCCTTTCTGCGCGGTCTGCTGCCAAGCCACATGATCCCATCACAATTCGTATTCCTCGCGCAGATGCCGACCAATCACAGCGGCAAGGTCGATAGGCGCGCTCTTCCTAACCCGAGAGGCAACTCGAGACCAAACGCCCCCGTTTTGCCCTCAATCAGACTGCAGAAGGAATTGGCCGACATCTGGAAGGATGTACTGATGCTGGACTCTGTGGGGGCAGAAGAGAATTTCTTTGAAATTGGCGGAGATTCCCTCGCTATTGTTCAGGTTCAGGCGCTCATTCACGCACGCTTAGGTGTGAATTACAAAATTTTGGACCTGTTTCAGCACCCCACTATAAGAACACTCGCGCTGCATTTGGCCAATATTTCAGCTGCTTCTCACACTGCTCAAGATTCGAAGAATCCGATTGCCTTGGCCGCAAATACGAACGAACCTGACCACGACCGGAATGCTGTTGCGATCATCGGTATGGCCGGGAGATTCCCCGGCGCGGAGGACGTAGATCAGTTCTGGAACAATCTTGTTAAAGGTACAGAGTCCATCAAGGATCTGGATGAACAGACACTGCGAAATGCCGGCGTCGATCCAGACACTTTTAACAAGCAAAATTACGTGAGGCGCGAAGGCGTCATTAGTGGAGTTGACCTGTTTGATGCAGCCTTCTTCGGCATCTCGCCCAAAGAGGCAATGTGGATGGATCCGCAACAGAGAATTCTATTGGAAACAGCGTACCAAGCTCTCGACCACGCCGGATATGGGTCCCGTGATGGGGACTGTCGCGTTGGCGTGTTTGCGGGTGTGGGCGCCAATCATTATATGGCTGGCAGCGAGGGAGGTCAAAATCTGCTGGATTCAGAAAAACTGCAGGTCCACATTCTCAATGGCCGCGATTTCACCGCCACACGAATCGCCTATAAGCTCAACTTGACTGGGCCTTGTTTGTCAGTTCAGACGGCCTGCTCCACTTCGCTAGTTGCTGTCCACCTGGCGTGTCAGAGCCTGCGTAGCAACGATTGCGACATGGCGTTGGCAGGCGGTGCGTCAATTTCCCTGCCCCATGGAAAAGGTTACCTCCATCAGCAAGGCCATATCTTGTCTCCTGACGGGCACTGCCGAGCGTTCGATGCCAAAGCGCAAGGAACGGTGAGAGGCAGCGGAGCCGCGGTAGTCGTTCTCAAGCGCATGAGCGATGCCTGCAAAGACGGCGACTATATCTGGGCAGTCATAAAGGGGACCGCTGTCAACAATGATGGGGCCGCCAAGGTAGGGTTCACCGCCCCCAGCGCCGACGGACAGGCTGCAGCAATCCTAGCTGCTCTCGACGACGCTGATGTCTCGGCGGACACCGTTAGTTATGTGGAGGCGCATGGGACGGGAACCTACCTTGGCGACCCCATCGAGGTCTCTGGTCTGACCAAGGCCTTTCGTTCCCACACCGGGAGAAAACAATTCTGCGCGTTGGGTTCGGTGAAGCCAAATATAGGTCATCTTGATACCGCCGCTGGTGCAACGGGTTTGATCAAAGTCGCCACAATGCTGGACAAGGGCATCATTCCTCCCAGCTTGCATTTTGATGAACCTAATCCGAATATCGACTTTCAGGACAGCCCGGTGTTTGTAAACAGGACGTGCACCGCTTGGCACAAAGGTCATGCGCCACGGCGCGGCGGAGTCAGCTCTTTCGGCATTGGCGGCACGAATGCGCATGTTGTTCTTGAGGAGGCTCCGGGGCGTACTGGGGACGAAGGCGATAGCAAGCTGCACGTTTTCCCGGTATCGGCCGCGAGTAGATCGGCGCTGACCGAAATCCTTCGGCAGCTCGCCGCCTTCATGCGCCGAAGCGATATACAGCACAAGGCAGCAAATATCGCATACACTCTGCAAAAGGGCCGAGCCGCTCTAAGATATCGCACAAGTTTCGTGGGATCCGATCTGGCGCAACTGGCCGAGCAAGTTGATCAGGCGAGTTTGCATGAGAGCGCGTCGCGAGAGGTGTCAACTAGTGAGCACCCCATCGTGTTCATGTTCTCGGGGCAGGGGGGGCAACAGGTTGGAATGGGTCGGGAGATCTATGAGCAAGAGCCGGTATTCCGCAGCGCCATCGATGAATGCGCAACGTGGATTAAGGAGTTCGCACATATTGATTTTCGCTCACTGCTTTACGGGGAATGCAAATCCGATGGCGAGCTTGCGCCTGAGCTAGAAACGGTCATACAGACAGTTGTCCTCGCTACACAATACGCAATGGCGAAGCTCTTCATGTCATGGGGCATTTTCCCTGCAGCTGTGATCGGGCACAGCATCGGAGAATATGCTGCCGCTCACACAGCGGGCATTATTTCACTACCAGACGCCATCCGGTTGACGCTGATAAGGGGACGGCTAAGCTCGCGTCTGCCCGCCGGCGGAATTGTTGCAGTCGGACTGTCGCCCGAAGAGCTCCAGCCGCATTGGAATGCGAACCTATCCCTAGCAGCAATAAATGGGCCGCGTCAGTGCGTTGTTTCGGGGGCCGCACCCGAGATCGCAGCGTTTCATGCTCGGTTAGCGGCGAAATCCATAACAAGCAAACGAATACACGCAAGTCATGCCGTCCATTCAGCCCTGCTGGATCCAATCCTGCCGGAATTTAGGGTCCACGCAAAACAATTCGCGTTGCATGCGCCGCAAATACCTTTCATGTCAACGGTGACAGGTGACTGGCTTGAGGCGGACGCGCCGCCTGCTGACTACTGGGTCCGCAATCTGCGCGAAACAGTGCAGTTCCACTTGGCCTTCGACCGGCTGGTGCAGTCGGGCCACGATTTATTTATTGAAATGGGTCCAGGCGCAGCCCTGACCTCACATTCAAGGCGGCTCAAATCAAACGGCAGCCCGCGTAGCCTCGTCGCCTTTTCAGCCTTGCCAGGACGCGATCATGGCCAAGGCGATCATGCGAGACTGTTACAGACGCTGGCCAACCTTTGGACCTGCGGTGTTTGCATTGATTGGTCTGCACTGCACTACCATCACCCCCTCCAGCGTATGCCGCTCCCCCCTTATCCTTTTGACCGCAAACGCTACTGGCTCCCTACGGCTGCCGCTAACAAGCATAAGGGAAAGAAGAAATCGAATCGATCTGATACTGAGGACGTCGCTCAGGCTGGGGCCGAAGAAGCACGCAGTTCAATTGGTGGCGACATATCCGCTGAGGCGGCTTTGGAGCACAAAATCGCGGCGGTCTACCGCGAGATTTTGGGATCAAGTGAGATTACCCCGACGGACAGCTTCTTTGATCTTGGTGGCGATTCTCTGAGTGCGTTGAGCGTCATCAATTGCATTGAGGAACTTACGGGAGAGAAAGTGGCTGTTTCTCTTCTGCTGAAACATCAGACACCAAGAGCGCTCGCGATAGCCCTGTCGACGACGGATAGAAGCGCGGCTTATAGCACATTGGTCCCGATACAAACCGGCGGGTTGCGGCCCCCTTTGTTTTGCCCGCACCCTTTTGGCGGACATGTACTCCACTATACGCCTCTTGCTAAAGCACTGGGCCCGGAGCAGCCACTGTACGGCCTACAGGCACGCGGTCTGCACGGCGAAGCGAGTCCTCACCTAAGCATTTCGGAGATGGCGCGGGAATATCTTCATGCTATCAAGTCCGTCCAACAACGTGGTCCTTATCAGCTTGTCGGCCACTCGATGGGCGGTAGCATCGCTTGGGAAATGGCCTGTCAATTACGCGATGCTGGCGAGGAGATAGCAATACTCGGACTTCTTGATGCCAAAGCGCTTCACACGCAGGAAGAGCGCGCAGACCGCCAAGCCCTTCTCGGCAATGTCCCTATTCCAGATTGGCTGAGCGAGCGAGTTGTCGTCTTGAGCATGCTTTTCCCCGCGCTGGCGAAACATTGGAAAAAACTGAAGCTGATCGACCGTGAGCGTCAGGTCGCTGCCTTGCTTGATTTCGGAACCCAAGCAGGCAACATTAAGGAGATGAGCGAAACGCAACTCAACTATATCCTGACAGTTGCCGAGGCGAACAGAATTGCACTACATGAATATACGCCTCGGCCCAACGACTGCAGGTCCGTTCTTTTTACGGCCAAGAAGGGGCTCCGCATATCCAACAATCAACACAATGGTGATCTCGGGTGGAAGCAATTCGCCAGGGGACGCTTGGAAATTCAAAGCGTGCCGGGTGATCATTATACTATGGTCGCTCCGCCGAATGTGAGCATCCTCGCAACCAAGCTTGATAAGTATCTCATTCCAAACAACTGA
- a CDS encoding transposase produces the protein MEDRAQILAEAFAPGAVVSAVARRFEVSIGLIYTWRRQALVQEAEPAFVPAKLADPVSSDAVELPMAVEFPKGVEGENWLSSAVRAGGRDHELK, from the coding sequence TTGGAAGATCGCGCGCAGATACTGGCGGAGGCTTTCGCGCCAGGCGCGGTGGTTTCCGCAGTCGCACGCCGTTTCGAGGTTTCGATTGGCCTGATCTACACCTGGCGGCGGCAAGCTTTGGTCCAGGAGGCCGAGCCCGCCTTTGTCCCAGCCAAGCTTGCTGACCCTGTCAGCAGTGATGCGGTCGAACTGCCCATGGCGGTGGAGTTCCCGAAGGGCGTTGAAGGTGAGAATTGGCTCAGCAGCGCCGTGCGAGCTGGCGGCCGCGATCATGAGCTCAAATGA
- the tnpB gene encoding IS66 family insertion sequence element accessory protein TnpB, giving the protein MIPISSGVRVWIASGHCDMRKGMQGLALLVQESLGRDPFTGRRLPLSRSYRPTTDILHTVFVFRGSLVLSTQCSGASCRSRPSDVARV; this is encoded by the coding sequence ATGATCCCGATCAGTTCCGGGGTGCGGGTGTGGATCGCGAGCGGTCACTGCGACATGCGCAAGGGCATGCAGGGTCTGGCGCTGCTAGTGCAGGAGAGCCTCGGCCGCGATCCGTTTACGGGGCGACGTCTTCCTCTTTCGCGGTCGTACCGGCCAACTACGGACATTCTGCATACGGTTTTCGTTTTTCGAGGATCGCTTGTCCTTAGCACCCAATGTTCGGGTGCATCGTGCAGGTCTCGCCCTTCCGACGTGGCAAGAGTTTGA
- a CDS encoding plasmid pRiA4b ORF-3 family protein, whose amino-acid sequence MKCYEARWWLARPLFTVMRRVVVPFRIKLPRLHEVLQAAMGWSNSHLYEFRIRDVGFGPADQDWGDGPLDARKISLLAAIEDIAAKSFKYLYDFGDGWTHSINIERTFPVIGLAEPMLLEATGRCPPEDISGPWGYQEFREALADPTHGRHAELVKWWGSEDYDPERAGNFAELNKAVDDVPAKWTRKSCRKI is encoded by the coding sequence ATGAAATGCTACGAAGCACGTTGGTGGTTGGCGCGACCGCTCTTCACGGTGATGCGGCGCGTTGTGGTGCCGTTCCGCATCAAGCTCCCTCGCCTTCATGAGGTGCTGCAGGCGGCGATGGGCTGGAGCAACAGCCACCTTTACGAATTCCGCATCCGCGACGTCGGCTTTGGTCCGGCTGACCAGGACTGGGGAGATGGCCCGCTCGATGCGCGCAAGATCTCGCTGCTGGCGGCAATCGAAGACATCGCCGCGAAATCGTTCAAGTACCTTTACGACTTTGGCGACGGCTGGACGCACAGTATCAACATCGAGCGCACCTTCCCCGTCATCGGCCTTGCAGAGCCAATGCTCCTCGAAGCAACCGGACGCTGCCCTCCCGAGGACATCAGCGGGCCATGGGGCTATCAGGAGTTCCGCGAGGCTCTCGCCGATCCCACCCACGGGCGGCACGCCGAGCTCGTCAAGTGGTGGGGCAGCGAGGATTACGATCCCGAGAGGGCCGGCAACTTCGCCGAGCTCAACAAAGCCGTCGATGATGTGCCAGCAAAGTGGACCCGCAAATCATGCCGAAAAATCTGA
- a CDS encoding ABC transporter permease — protein MLVIPYVVITVSASPQRFDPIFEMAALNCGASRGRAFFEIVLPQITPGVVTGTVFAFVLSFDEATLAFLISGTECKTITRKLDIDFNLTPFIAVVSTTSSPSRSS, from the coding sequence ATGCTGGTCATTCCCTATGTGGTCATTACCGTCTCGGCATCGCCGCAGCGCTTCGACCCCATTTTCGAAATGGCCGCTCTCAATTGTGGCGCCAGCCGCGGCCGTGCCTTCTTCGAAATTGTCCTGCCGCAAATAACCCCTGGCGTCGTCACCGGTACGGTCTTCGCCTTCGTCTTGTCGTTTGATGAGGCAACGCTGGCTTTCTTGATCTCAGGTACCGAGTGCAAGACGATAACCAGGAAGCTGGACATCGACTTCAACCTTACACCCTTCATCGCGGTCGTCTCCACCACATCGTCGCCATCTCGATCCAGCTGA